AGATGGGTAAGTTCCAAAAGAGCTGCCCATCTTTGATTTTTGTACTATTCTAGGATTTTATTTTTTATCTTGTATCAGTTCTCGGACGACAGTAAATTTAAACGATTAAAATTAAACATATTATTAATTAAAACTCTATTTAAAAAAAAAAAAAAAAAACAAGTATTAGTTCGAAAAATTGACGAAAAAGCAATTACTCTTCCTGGAAGGAATGAGGTTCACTCCGTGATTTGAACATTTAGCTTTGATTTTTTTTGGAAAAATTCACCCATGTGAAAAACTCAAATTGCTCCATTTGATAAAATAATCAACATCATTATGACTTGTCCATATTGACCTCTTTTTCTTATCCAGTTTCAATAGATTTCATAAAATATTCCCCTGTACCCTTACTCATTTATAAATTTATTTCCACTTTAATTCTATTTAAGCCTACCTTTGCCCCTTGAATTCTTAATCCAATGATCTCAATTGACAACATTGCCGTTATCCACGGCGGACATGCCTTATTCAGTGACGTTTCTTTCTCTATCAATCCCAATGATAAAATCGCCTTGATGGGGAAAAATGGCGCAGGAAAATCCACCATGCTCAAAATCATCGCAGGAGTGACCAAGCCTTCCAAAGGTGGTGTTTCCGCCCCTAAAGATGCGGTGATTGCCTACCTCCCTCAGCATTTGCTGACCGCAGACGACTGTACAGTGTTTGATGAAACGGCCAAGGCATTTGCTTCCTACTTGGGACTGAAAGCCGAAATTGACCGATTGAATGAGGAATTGACAGTAAGAACTGATTATGATTCAGAGGAATATTACAAAATCATCGAGCGGGTTTCAGAGGTTTCAGAGAAGTTCTATTCCATAGAAGAGGTGAATTACGAGGAAGAAGTGGAGAAGGTCTTGTTGGGCCTTGGCTTTGAAAGGGCGGACTTCCAAAGACCCACTTCGGAATTTTCCGGGGGTTGGAGAATGCGGATTGAGCTGGCCAAGATCCTTTTACAAAAACCTGATCTGATTCTGCTGGATGAGCCTACCAACCACCTGGACATAGAATCCATTCAGTGGCTGGAGGAATTTTTGACCGAAAAAGCCAAAGCCGTGGTGGTGATTTCCCACGACCGGGCATTTGTAGACAATATCACCAACCGTACCATTGAGGTAACGATGGGCCGGATTTATAATTACAAAGCCAAGTACAGCCATTACCTGGAATTGAGAAAAGAACGCAGAGAACAGCAGCAGAAGCAATACGAAGAGCAGCAAAAGATGATCGCAGAGACCAAGGAATTCATCGAACGCTTCAAAGGCACTTATTCCAAGACCCTGCAGGTCCAATCCCGTGTTAAAATGTTGGAAAAACTGGAATTGGTCGAAGTGGACGAGGTGGATACATCCG
This Cecembia calidifontis DNA region includes the following protein-coding sequences:
- a CDS encoding ABC-F family ATP-binding cassette domain-containing protein, with amino-acid sequence MISIDNIAVIHGGHALFSDVSFSINPNDKIALMGKNGAGKSTMLKIIAGVTKPSKGGVSAPKDAVIAYLPQHLLTADDCTVFDETAKAFASYLGLKAEIDRLNEELTVRTDYDSEEYYKIIERVSEVSEKFYSIEEVNYEEEVEKVLLGLGFERADFQRPTSEFSGGWRMRIELAKILLQKPDLILLDEPTNHLDIESIQWLEEFLTEKAKAVVVISHDRAFVDNITNRTIEVTMGRIYNYKAKYSHYLELRKERREQQQKQYEEQQKMIAETKEFIERFKGTYSKTLQVQSRVKMLEKLELVEVDEVDTSALRLRFPPSPRSGKYPLIVEDLSKSYGEHVVFKNASMTIERGQKVAFVGKNGEGKSTMIKAIMGEIDFEGKCELGHNAQIGYFAQNQASLLDENLTIFETIDQIAVGEIRSKIKDLLGAFMFSGDDINKKVKVLSGGEKTRLAMIKLLLEPVNLLILDEPTNHLDMRTKDIIKDALKDFDGTLILVSHDRDFLDGLVTKVFEFGNKRVKEHFEDINGFLRNKKLENLREVERR